Genomic segment of Pseudomonas iranensis:
CGGACAGGCCCAGGCCCCACTTGCCGAGCTCCACCAACAGGTTGTCGGTGCCATTGCGAAAGAAGCCGTTGCGCAGTTCCTGGTAGCGGCCCTGGCCGTATTTTTCTGCGACCTCTTGCGCGCACAGCACGCCGCCGAGGCTGTCGCTCCAGCCGCAGGTGTCGGTGGTGATCGCGGCTAGCACGCGGCCCATGTCCGAGTACAGGCAGTGGCCGGCGGTGAGCTTGGCGGTGTGTTGGCATTTGAGGCTGTCGGGCAGGTTCAATCGCTCGGTTTTTTCATTGGCATTGAGCAAGGTCAGGCTGACATTGGCGCCGCCGCGCAGGTCGGTCAGGCGCAGCAATTGGCCGCGCTTGAGCACGAATGAACGGTGGCCGCCGCCCGGCAGCAGTTCTTCAGCGAAGGGTGGGAAGAGTTGGATTGAATCAGTCATTGGAGCAGTCCTCTCAAGCAGTGCGAAGGGTGCCCGCCAGCGGCAGCGGCAGGGCCTCGACGGCGGCGCGCTGGGCGCGGCGGTCGCTGTTCAACGGGATGTCGTAGGTGATGCGGGCGCCATAGGCGCCGGGGGCGTGCGGGTCGAGGCGCACCTTGTCGAACACCAGCAGGCGCGTGCCCAGGCTGAAGCCTTCCGACAGGTCGTGGGTGACCATGAACACCGTCAGTTGCGTCTCGCGCCACAGCTCCAGCAGCAGCGCGTGCATGTCTTTGCGAATGCCCGGATCGAGCGCGCCGAAGGGCTCGTCGAGCAGCAACACGCGCGGCTTCATGATCAGCGCCTGGGCGATGGCCAAGCGTTGCTGCATGCCGCCGGACAGCTGTGCCGGGTACTTGTCCTGCGCATGGCCGAGGCCGACTTTTGTCAGCAGGGCTGCAGCCTGCTCGCGCGCCTCGCGTTTGGCGTTGCCGAACAGCCGGCCGAGCAAGGGCGCGCGCGGCAATTCGAGACCGAGGGCGACGTTGTCGAGCACGCTCAGGTGCGGGAACACCGAGTAGCGTTGGAAGACCACGCCACGGCTGGCATCCGGCTCGCTGGCCAAGGGCTGGCCGTCGAGCAGAATCTCCCCGCGACTGGCGCTTTCCTGGCCGAGCAGCAGGCGCAGGAAGGTCGATTTGCCGCAACCGGAGGCGCCGACCAAGGTGCAGAACTCGCCTTCGTTGACGCTCAGGTTCAAGCCTTCCAGAACCACTTGATCGGCGTACTGCTGCCAGACGTTTTTTACTGTGATGAAGCTCATTTCGCCGCTCCCTCATACCAAGGGAAAGCGCGCTGGGTCAGCTGTTTCAAGCCCCAGTCCATCAGCCAGGCGAGCAGGGTGATCCACACCACGTAGGGCAGGATCACATCCATCGCCAGGTAGCGCCGCACCAGAAAGATCCGGTAGCCGAGGCCATCGGTGGAGGCGATCGCTTCGGCGGCAATCAGGAACAGCCACGCCGAACCGAGCATCAAGCGCAGCGAGATCAGCAAGCGCGGCAACAGCTGCGGCAAGACCACGCGCAGCATCAACGTCCAGGTCGAGGCGCCGAGGGTCTGCGCCTTGATCAGCAGTTCGACCGGAATGTCGCGGGCACGCTGTTCCAGATCCCGGGCCAGTGCCGGGGTGATGCCAATCACAATCAGCATGACTTTCGACAACTCGCCCAGGCCGAAGACGATGAACAGAATCGGCAGGATCGCCAGCGGCGGCACCATCGACAGCACCGTCAGCAACGGCGACAACGGCGCGCCGAACAGCGGCAGGGTGCCCGCCGCGATACCGAGGCAAAGACCCGCCAGCGCCGCGATGCCGAGGCCGATGGCCAAACGCCGCAGACTCGACGCAGTGTCTTGCCACAACAGGTATTCACCGGTGCGGCTGTCGGCGTTGAAGGCCAAGCGTTTAACCGCGTCGCTCATCTGCACGGCGCTGGGCAGCAGTTTGTCGTTGGGGTTGTCCGCCAGGCGCTCGGCCGAGCCTGTGAAGTAGGCGAACAGCACCAGCGCGAACGGCAGGATCACCAGCAACAGGCGACTCGGGCGATCAGGGTGGCGATTGATCAGGCGCATGGCCAAATCCTCCGTGGCTTACAGCTTGGCGTCGGCGGCCATCTGCACGTAGGTCGGATCGAAACGCAGCTTGAGGTTGGCGGTGTCGCCGCTGGTCACGCCGTTGGCGAAGGACATGCCCACCGCGCTCGGGTCCTTCGCGCCTTCGCCGAGCAAGCCGTGCTCGAAGGAGAACTCGGCGACCTTGCGCATGGTGTCCGGCAGTTGTTTGCTGGTGGCGAAATTCAGCGCTTCGCTTGGCGTGGCGAACAGTTTTGTGGTGTCCAGTTGCGCCTGGAAGCCGGCGAGATCGGTGCCAGAGGCCTTGGCCATGTGTTCCAGTGCGGCTTTGCTCGCGGCATTTTTCGCGTTCATCAAAGCGACCACTTCGAACCACGCGCCAGTCAGCGCTTTGCCCAGTGCCGGGTTGTCTTTGAGCGTGGCGCTGTTGACCACCATCATGTCCATGATCTCGCCGGGGATCTGGCTGGAATTGAACACTTCGCTGACGCCGGGTTTGGCCTTGATATCCGAGAGCATCGGGTTCCAGGTGGTCACGGCGTTGACGTCGTCGGTGTTGAATGCGGCGGCAATGTCGGCGTCGGAGGTGTTGACCACCTTCAGGTCTTTCTCGGTCAGGTCCACCGAGTCCAGCGCGCGAGCCAGCAGGTAATGCGAGACCGAGAGCTCGACCAGATTGACGTCCATGCCTTTCAGATCGGCGACTTTTTTACCTTCGCCTTTGAGCACGATGCCGTCATTGCCATTGGAGAAATCGCTGACGATCAACGCGGTGCTGTCAACGCCTCCGGCAGCCGGAATGGTCAGCGCATCCATGTTGGTCATGGTGCAGCCGTCGAACTGGCCGGCGGTGTACTGGTTGATCGATTCGACGTAGTCGTTGAGTTGCACGACGTCGATCTTGATCCCGTATTTCTTCGCCCATTTGTCGACAATGCCCTGGCTGCCGGCGTATTCCCATGGCATCCAGCCGGCGTAGATCGTCCAGCACACGCTGAAGTGGTCTTTCTGGGCGGCGGAAGATTGCGTGCTGATGAGCGCGGCGAAAGCGGCGGCGAGCAGGGCGGGGAAACGTAGTCGGATCATTGCGGATTCTCCAGTTGATCGAGGGCGGACAGGAAGGCAACGCGGCACCGCGAACGGTGGCTTGTCTCCCGGGCTTTTGTCCCGCCGTGTAACCTCAACTGGAGGTCGCCAACTCTCGGACCAGCCACTCGCGCTTGCGAGCCGGAACCCTAGTC
This window contains:
- a CDS encoding putative urea ABC transporter substrate-binding protein — encoded protein: MIRLRFPALLAAAFAALISTQSSAAQKDHFSVCWTIYAGWMPWEYAGSQGIVDKWAKKYGIKIDVVQLNDYVESINQYTAGQFDGCTMTNMDALTIPAAGGVDSTALIVSDFSNGNDGIVLKGEGKKVADLKGMDVNLVELSVSHYLLARALDSVDLTEKDLKVVNTSDADIAAAFNTDDVNAVTTWNPMLSDIKAKPGVSEVFNSSQIPGEIMDMMVVNSATLKDNPALGKALTGAWFEVVALMNAKNAASKAALEHMAKASGTDLAGFQAQLDTTKLFATPSEALNFATSKQLPDTMRKVAEFSFEHGLLGEGAKDPSAVGMSFANGVTSGDTANLKLRFDPTYVQMAADAKL
- a CDS encoding ABC transporter permease encodes the protein MRLINRHPDRPSRLLLVILPFALVLFAYFTGSAERLADNPNDKLLPSAVQMSDAVKRLAFNADSRTGEYLLWQDTASSLRRLAIGLGIAALAGLCLGIAAGTLPLFGAPLSPLLTVLSMVPPLAILPILFIVFGLGELSKVMLIVIGITPALARDLEQRARDIPVELLIKAQTLGASTWTLMLRVVLPQLLPRLLISLRLMLGSAWLFLIAAEAIASTDGLGYRIFLVRRYLAMDVILPYVVWITLLAWLMDWGLKQLTQRAFPWYEGAAK
- a CDS encoding urea amidolyase associated protein UAAP1 codes for the protein MTDSIQLFPPFAEELLPGGGHRSFVLKRGQLLRLTDLRGGANVSLTLLNANEKTERLNLPDSLKCQHTAKLTAGHCLYSDMGRVLAAITTDTCGWSDSLGGVLCAQEVAEKYGQGRYQELRNGFFRNGTDNLLVELGKWGLGLSDLLMTLNLFSRVNVDEAGRFHFVEGNSKAGDYIELYAPMDSLVVLTALQHPMDPSPEYAPKPLKLSWMNADDSVAEHCRTSRPENERGFINTDRLFA
- a CDS encoding ABC transporter ATP-binding protein is translated as MSFITVKNVWQQYADQVVLEGLNLSVNEGEFCTLVGASGCGKSTFLRLLLGQESASRGEILLDGQPLASEPDASRGVVFQRYSVFPHLSVLDNVALGLELPRAPLLGRLFGNAKREAREQAAALLTKVGLGHAQDKYPAQLSGGMQQRLAIAQALIMKPRVLLLDEPFGALDPGIRKDMHALLLELWRETQLTVFMVTHDLSEGFSLGTRLLVFDKVRLDPHAPGAYGARITYDIPLNSDRRAQRAAVEALPLPLAGTLRTA